The following are encoded in a window of Saccharothrix longispora genomic DNA:
- a CDS encoding anti-sigma regulatory factor, producing the protein MTAAGGAEVLPIAGDDDVVRVRQVVRGYAQRVKLSLVDQTKLVTATSELARNTLIYGGGGTAHVEVVDDGRRQGVRASFEDEGPGIPDLALALADGWSSGTGMGLGLSGSRRLVDEFDLDTEVGRGTTVTVVKWKR; encoded by the coding sequence GTGACCGCCGCCGGCGGTGCGGAGGTCCTGCCCATCGCCGGGGACGACGACGTGGTGCGAGTGCGGCAGGTCGTGCGCGGGTACGCCCAGCGCGTGAAGCTCTCGCTCGTGGACCAGACCAAGCTGGTCACCGCGACCAGCGAGCTGGCCCGGAACACGTTGATCTACGGCGGGGGCGGCACGGCCCACGTCGAGGTCGTCGACGACGGCCGCCGCCAGGGCGTGCGGGCGTCGTTCGAGGACGAGGGTCCGGGCATCCCGGACCTCGCGCTGGCCCTCGCCGACGGCTGGAGCAGCGGCACGGGCATGGGCCTGGGCCTGAGCGGCTCGCGGCGGCTGGTGGACGAGTTCGACCTCGACACCGAGGTCGGGCGCGGCACCACGGTGACGGTGGTGAAGTGGAAGAGGTGA
- a CDS encoding SpoIIE family protein phosphatase, which yields MEEVSTCLPMTEDVAWLRVDEAAEVGRVRRAATGLAERLAFPGSRVAEIGLAVTEIGTNLLKHAVEGQVLLRSVRGEHRAAVEVLAIDRGPGIVDIGLAMSDGQSTTGTLGLGLGAVARAADRFALSSTRDRGTVLTARFRSHRREADLDDGTTAGLTRPLGSEEVCGDAYAVRRAPGRLTLMMCDGSGHGPLAASASREAVRTFCALPGGGPPEEAVARVHEALRGTRGGALAVADLDLVARRVRFSGVGNIGASVIADGRKRGMVSVPGVAGYQARTIKAFDYDLPPGALVVLHSDGLTERWQPDDDLAEQPPLVAAARLLRDAGVRRDDAGVLVAVAR from the coding sequence GTGGAAGAGGTGAGCACCTGCCTGCCGATGACCGAGGACGTCGCCTGGCTGCGGGTCGACGAGGCGGCCGAGGTGGGCCGCGTCCGCCGGGCGGCGACCGGCCTCGCCGAGCGGCTGGCGTTCCCCGGCTCGCGGGTCGCCGAGATCGGCCTGGCGGTCACCGAGATCGGCACGAACCTGCTCAAGCACGCCGTCGAGGGCCAGGTGCTGCTGCGCTCGGTGCGCGGTGAGCACCGGGCCGCCGTCGAGGTGCTGGCGATCGACCGCGGCCCGGGCATCGTCGACATCGGGTTGGCCATGTCCGACGGCCAGTCCACCACCGGCACCCTCGGCCTCGGCCTGGGCGCGGTGGCCAGGGCGGCCGACCGGTTCGCGCTGTCCTCCACCCGCGACCGGGGCACCGTGCTGACCGCCCGGTTCCGGTCGCACCGCCGCGAAGCCGACCTCGACGACGGCACGACCGCCGGCCTGACCAGGCCGCTCGGCAGCGAGGAGGTGTGCGGCGACGCCTACGCCGTGCGCCGTGCGCCGGGACGGCTCACGCTGATGATGTGCGACGGCTCCGGTCACGGCCCGCTGGCGGCCTCGGCCTCGCGGGAGGCCGTGCGGACGTTCTGCGCCCTGCCGGGCGGCGGCCCGCCGGAGGAGGCAGTGGCCCGCGTCCACGAGGCCCTGCGCGGCACCCGCGGCGGCGCGCTGGCGGTCGCCGACCTCGACCTCGTCGCCCGCCGGGTCCGCTTCTCCGGGGTCGGCAACATCGGCGCCTCGGTGATCGCCGACGGCCGCAAGCGCGGCATGGTCTCCGTGCCGGGCGTGGCCGGCTACCAGGCGCGCACCATCAAGGCGTTCGACTACGACCTGCCGCCCGGCGCGCTGGTCGTGCTGCACTCCGACGGCCTGACCGAGCGCTGGCAGCCCGACGACGACCTCGCCGAGCAGCCGCCCCTGGTGGCCGCGGCCAGGCTCCTGCGGGACGCGGGCGTGCGCCGCGACGACGCGGGCGTGCTCGTGGCGGTGGCGAGGTGA
- a CDS encoding ATP-binding protein: protein MTAPLVLFHASVQREADVFPLRQHGRDAAAVVGMDGQNQIRVATTLSDLARELVRVPGPTTVAFLLRRDPSPALLVRVYTTDTSGPGWATARRLMDEVVVDGGAVTVVKALPGSHVPPTAEEVARLRRRATAAVDPTDSVDELRAQNQDLVQTLEDLEAKQRELIRLNEELEETNQGIIALHKELSDELEQTNQGVVALYAELEEKTTQLREAGEARTRFWSNISHELRSPVNSVVGLARLLADPDGDPLTDEQRHQVGLINEAGSTLLALINELLDTAKAESGSLRPRFAPVDLPLLLARLHGTVDALARGADVELVVDHQEGLPALVTDEVMLLRVLRNLLSNALKFTERGSVRLDVRVEGTHLRFVVSDTGIGIPPTEQARVFEDFYQVPGRLQIGAGGTGLGLPYARRLAVILGGDLVLRSTPGEGTEVTVTLPLQEPDDTTTAALALVVVPDDVVRALVVAALEGLAESVVEVVDGREALVVARRDRPDLVVLAVDVPHVGGTEILSVLRGADESRSVPVLVVSQDVDSGLERTAATLDAVVVPVAGIAPGPVRESVRGARAAARSREAG from the coding sequence GTGACCGCGCCGCTGGTGCTGTTCCACGCCAGCGTCCAGCGGGAGGCCGACGTCTTCCCCCTGCGCCAGCACGGCCGGGACGCCGCCGCCGTGGTCGGCATGGACGGGCAGAACCAGATCCGGGTCGCCACGACCCTGAGCGACCTCGCCCGCGAGCTGGTCCGCGTGCCCGGACCGACCACGGTCGCGTTCCTGCTGCGCCGCGACCCGTCGCCCGCCCTGCTGGTCCGCGTCTACACCACCGACACCTCGGGACCGGGCTGGGCCACCGCGCGCCGGCTCATGGACGAGGTCGTCGTCGACGGAGGCGCGGTCACCGTGGTCAAGGCGCTGCCCGGCAGCCACGTGCCGCCGACGGCGGAGGAGGTGGCGCGGCTGCGCCGCCGGGCGACCGCCGCCGTCGACCCGACCGACTCGGTCGACGAGCTGCGCGCCCAGAACCAGGACCTGGTGCAGACGCTGGAGGACCTGGAGGCCAAGCAGCGCGAGCTGATCCGCCTCAACGAGGAGCTGGAAGAGACCAACCAGGGCATCATCGCCCTGCACAAGGAGCTGTCCGACGAGCTGGAGCAGACCAACCAGGGCGTCGTCGCGCTCTACGCCGAGCTGGAGGAGAAGACCACCCAGCTGCGCGAGGCGGGCGAGGCGCGCACCCGGTTCTGGTCGAACATCAGCCACGAGCTGCGGTCGCCGGTGAACTCGGTGGTGGGCCTGGCCCGCCTGCTGGCCGACCCGGACGGCGACCCGCTGACCGACGAGCAGCGCCACCAGGTCGGGCTGATCAACGAAGCGGGTTCGACCCTGCTCGCCCTGATCAACGAGCTGCTGGACACCGCCAAGGCCGAGTCCGGCAGCCTGCGGCCCCGATTCGCGCCGGTCGACCTGCCGCTGCTGCTGGCCCGGCTGCACGGCACGGTCGACGCCCTGGCGCGCGGCGCCGACGTGGAACTGGTCGTGGACCACCAGGAAGGGCTGCCGGCCCTGGTCACCGACGAGGTGATGCTGCTGCGGGTGCTGCGGAACCTGCTGTCCAACGCGCTGAAGTTCACCGAGCGCGGCAGCGTGCGCCTCGACGTGCGCGTCGAGGGGACGCACCTGCGGTTCGTCGTCTCGGACACCGGGATCGGCATCCCGCCCACCGAGCAGGCCAGGGTGTTCGAGGACTTCTACCAGGTGCCGGGCCGGCTCCAGATCGGCGCGGGCGGCACCGGCCTCGGCCTGCCCTACGCGCGGCGGCTGGCGGTCATCCTCGGCGGCGACCTCGTCCTGCGCAGCACGCCCGGTGAGGGCACGGAGGTGACCGTGACCCTGCCGTTGCAGGAACCCGACGACACGACCACGGCCGCGCTCGCGCTCGTCGTCGTGCCCGACGACGTCGTGCGGGCCCTCGTGGTGGCCGCGCTGGAAGGGCTGGCCGAGTCCGTGGTGGAGGTGGTCGACGGCCGCGAGGCGCTGGTGGTCGCCCGCCGCGACCGACCGGACCTGGTGGTGCTGGCGGTGGACGTGCCGCACGTCGGCGGCACGGAGATCCTGTCGGTGCTGCGCGGCGCGGACGAGTCGCGGTCGGTGCCGGTGCTCGTGGTGAGCCAGGACGTGGACAGCGGGTTGGAGCGCACCGCCGCGACCCTCGACGCGGTGGTCGTGCCGGTTGCCGGGATCGCACCGGGCCCGGTGCGAGAATCGGTGCGCGGCGCCCGTGCCGCGGCCCGGAGCAGGGAGGCCGGATGA
- a CDS encoding fused response regulator/phosphatase, with product MTPPAEGARILVVDDTVTSRYVRVSWLRRGGHDVSEAVTGGEALAKLGEHEFDLVLLDVDLPDMSGYDVAERIKSDPRTAAVPVVHVSAAFRETEDRITGLNRGADAYLTEPIEPRELLATVEAALRYYRARALAERLADRLAKLTSATLRINSTTTFHALAEAAAEGAASVAGTPATVLLSPPGGPLLVGSTGAAVRSEPASLLDGMPAHTSTVLDPPWEPGVPASVVVARGNPRSAPIRVAVPPGAVATEEDRNLVLQLAQTTALAAEGLRAYAEEHTLALTLQNSLLPRRLPTLPALPMTARYEPASAHAEIGGDFYEVTELGDRLLIAIGDVTGHSLAAALVMGEVRHALRAYAVHETDPVEILRRIDAMIEKFHGVRGLTTMCLMVVDPAEETVLVANGGHIPPLIADASGTRYLDVRGPLLGIGLARPPATEFALPVGSMVLLTTDGLVEHSGADLDEGMERLRTAVAHDDDMDVLCDRLLAEFGQDKKDDIALFAFRRDRLVPRVTPSGS from the coding sequence ATGACCCCGCCCGCGGAGGGGGCCCGCATCCTCGTCGTGGACGACACCGTGACCAGCCGCTACGTGCGCGTGAGCTGGCTGCGCCGAGGTGGGCACGACGTGTCGGAGGCCGTGACCGGCGGCGAGGCGCTGGCCAAGCTCGGCGAGCACGAGTTCGACCTCGTGCTGCTCGACGTGGACCTGCCCGACATGAGCGGCTACGACGTCGCCGAGCGGATCAAGAGCGACCCGCGCACGGCGGCCGTGCCCGTGGTGCACGTCTCGGCGGCGTTCCGCGAGACCGAGGACCGCATCACCGGCCTCAACCGGGGCGCCGACGCCTACCTGACCGAGCCGATCGAGCCGCGCGAGCTGCTGGCCACGGTCGAGGCGGCGCTGCGCTACTACCGGGCCCGCGCGCTGGCCGAGCGGCTGGCCGACCGGCTCGCCAAGCTCACCTCGGCCACGCTCCGCATCAACTCCACCACCACGTTCCACGCGCTGGCCGAGGCCGCCGCCGAGGGCGCGGCGTCGGTGGCGGGCACGCCCGCGACCGTCCTGCTCTCACCGCCGGGCGGCCCGCTGCTGGTCGGCAGCACGGGCGCCGCCGTGCGCAGCGAACCCGCGTCGCTGCTCGACGGGATGCCCGCGCACACCTCCACCGTGCTCGACCCGCCGTGGGAGCCGGGCGTCCCGGCGTCGGTGGTGGTGGCCCGCGGCAACCCGCGCAGCGCCCCGATCCGGGTGGCCGTGCCGCCCGGGGCCGTCGCCACCGAGGAGGACCGCAACCTGGTCCTCCAGCTGGCCCAGACGACCGCGCTGGCCGCCGAGGGCCTGCGCGCCTACGCCGAGGAGCACACGCTCGCGCTGACGCTCCAGAACAGCCTGCTGCCGCGCCGGCTGCCCACGCTGCCCGCCCTGCCGATGACCGCCCGGTACGAGCCGGCGTCCGCGCACGCCGAGATCGGCGGCGACTTCTACGAGGTCACCGAGCTGGGCGACCGGCTGCTCATCGCGATCGGCGACGTCACCGGCCACTCGCTGGCCGCGGCGCTCGTCATGGGCGAGGTGCGGCACGCCCTGCGCGCCTACGCCGTGCACGAGACCGACCCCGTCGAGATCCTGCGCCGCATCGACGCGATGATCGAGAAGTTCCACGGCGTCCGCGGGCTCACCACCATGTGCCTGATGGTGGTCGACCCCGCCGAGGAGACGGTGCTGGTGGCCAACGGCGGCCACATCCCGCCGCTGATCGCCGACGCCTCCGGCACCCGCTACCTGGACGTGCGGGGCCCGCTGCTCGGCATCGGCCTCGCCCGCCCGCCCGCGACCGAGTTCGCCCTGCCGGTGGGCTCGATGGTGCTGCTCACCACCGACGGCCTGGTCGAGCACTCCGGCGCGGACCTGGACGAGGGCATGGAGCGGCTGCGGACGGCGGTGGCGCACGACGACGACATGGACGTGCTGTGCGACCGCCTGCTGGCCGAGTTCGGGCAGGACAAGAAGGACGACATCGCGCTGTTCGCGTTCCGCCGGGACCGCCTGGTGCCGAGGGTCACGCCGAGCGGATCGTGA
- a CDS encoding SpoIIE family protein phosphatase has translation MPRASGPEPGDLSGLVGDLPVVVWEGDRATRRLTFASRYADVLLGGPPDDWDTVVHPDDRAWVAHERWSREEDFELVYRVVADGRVRWVQDRVRVGERLLRGVLVDVTDARLREERERFLRELDRELQRLDDAEVVMTAATRLLGEHLGVNRCAYAEAEADEDHFVMSGDYANGLPPLPGRFAMSAFGAGALRAMRSGEPWVVHDSATDPRLEDLDAYLVTGIRAVICLPLLRGGRFVAAMAVHQAVPRRWTDAEVELVSVVVNRCWESVQRTHADRAVRAGEERYRRLVERATDAIWTVDRDLRFVDVNPAACALLGVDRAGLVGTPLTDLVEDGAAHRLAALVGSTAPAVTDVWELRRADGTTVPVELSVQGTPHGVQAIGRDVTERRRAEAERELLLQREREIAETLQRSLLPPELPKLARLAVSARYLPAAAHGQIGGDWYEVLPVSDTVVAVSVGDVVGKGPTAAAVMGQLRSALAGYLLDRHSPAAALDRLDAFARRTPGAVGSTCACVTVDWSTGQLCWASAGHPPVLLVSPDGASFVTGDAGAVLGADDGMPYRDHAVRLPVGGSAVLYTDGLVERRADVLDAGLARLAEVAGKSHASPPDELADEAVSALLADGQADDVALVVLRRTPGPLLGRGVPAVPEALGGMRQEVRAWAALAGLPVDVLCDLQLALGEAAANAVDHAYPDGPGDFDYELERTADGDVHVVVRDRGRWRPVPVDKGNRGRGIDIIRELAADAVFDRGPHGTVVDFRVPLAPRPAAAEPPAAPTGGGGAHVLRLTGDLDGAGADAVGADLLAAARTRRLELDLTAVDYLSSSGVALLLTAAQTAGRAGLPMTWTLRAGSAPDRIVALSGLSGTPGLTIRSA, from the coding sequence ATGCCGCGAGCGAGCGGACCGGAGCCCGGCGACCTGTCCGGCCTGGTCGGCGACCTGCCGGTCGTGGTCTGGGAGGGTGATCGCGCGACCCGCCGCCTCACGTTCGCCTCGCGGTACGCCGACGTGCTGCTCGGCGGCCCGCCGGACGACTGGGACACCGTCGTGCACCCCGACGACCGGGCGTGGGTGGCCCACGAGCGCTGGTCGCGCGAAGAGGACTTCGAGCTGGTCTACCGGGTGGTCGCGGACGGCCGGGTGCGGTGGGTCCAGGACCGGGTGCGCGTCGGCGAACGGCTGCTGCGCGGCGTGCTGGTCGACGTCACCGACGCCCGCCTGCGGGAGGAGCGCGAGCGGTTCCTGCGCGAGCTGGACCGCGAGCTCCAGCGGCTGGACGACGCCGAGGTCGTGATGACCGCGGCGACCCGCCTGCTCGGCGAGCACCTGGGCGTGAACCGGTGCGCCTACGCGGAGGCCGAGGCCGACGAGGACCACTTCGTGATGAGCGGCGACTACGCGAACGGCCTGCCGCCGCTGCCGGGCCGGTTCGCGATGTCGGCGTTCGGCGCGGGCGCGCTGCGCGCGATGCGGTCGGGCGAACCGTGGGTGGTGCACGACAGCGCCACCGACCCGCGCCTGGAGGACCTGGACGCCTACCTGGTCACCGGCATCCGCGCGGTGATCTGCCTGCCGCTGCTGCGCGGCGGCCGGTTCGTCGCGGCGATGGCCGTGCACCAGGCGGTGCCCCGCCGCTGGACCGACGCCGAGGTGGAACTGGTGTCGGTGGTGGTGAACCGCTGCTGGGAGTCGGTGCAGCGCACGCACGCCGACCGGGCCGTGCGCGCGGGCGAGGAGCGCTACCGGCGGCTCGTGGAACGCGCCACCGACGCCATCTGGACCGTCGACCGCGACCTGCGGTTCGTCGACGTCAACCCGGCCGCCTGCGCGCTGCTCGGCGTCGACCGCGCGGGCCTGGTGGGCACGCCGCTCACCGACCTGGTGGAGGACGGGGCCGCGCACCGGCTCGCCGCCCTCGTCGGCTCGACCGCGCCCGCGGTCACCGACGTGTGGGAGCTGCGCCGCGCCGACGGGACCACCGTGCCGGTCGAGCTGAGCGTCCAGGGCACGCCGCACGGGGTGCAGGCGATCGGCCGCGACGTCACCGAGCGCCGGCGCGCGGAGGCCGAGCGGGAGCTGCTGCTCCAGCGGGAGCGCGAGATCGCCGAGACCCTCCAGCGCAGCCTGCTGCCCCCGGAGCTGCCGAAGCTGGCCCGGCTCGCCGTGTCGGCCCGCTACCTGCCCGCGGCGGCGCACGGCCAGATCGGCGGCGACTGGTACGAAGTGCTGCCGGTGAGCGACACGGTCGTCGCGGTGTCCGTCGGGGACGTCGTCGGCAAGGGTCCGACGGCGGCGGCCGTGATGGGGCAGCTGCGCAGCGCCCTCGCGGGCTACCTGCTCGACCGCCACTCCCCCGCCGCGGCCCTGGACCGGCTCGACGCGTTCGCCCGCCGCACGCCCGGCGCGGTCGGCAGCACGTGCGCCTGCGTGACGGTCGACTGGAGCACCGGGCAGCTCTGCTGGGCCTCGGCCGGGCACCCGCCCGTGCTGCTGGTCTCGCCCGACGGCGCGTCTTTCGTCACCGGCGACGCGGGGGCCGTGCTGGGCGCGGACGACGGCATGCCGTACCGCGACCACGCCGTGCGGCTGCCGGTGGGCGGGTCCGCCGTGCTCTACACCGACGGCCTGGTGGAGCGGCGGGCCGACGTGCTCGACGCGGGTCTGGCCCGGTTGGCCGAGGTGGCCGGGAAGTCGCACGCCTCGCCGCCCGACGAGCTGGCCGACGAGGCGGTGTCCGCGCTGCTCGCCGACGGGCAGGCCGACGACGTGGCGCTGGTCGTGCTGCGCCGCACCCCCGGGCCGCTGCTCGGGCGCGGGGTGCCCGCCGTGCCCGAGGCGTTGGGCGGGATGCGCCAGGAGGTGCGCGCGTGGGCCGCGCTGGCCGGCCTGCCGGTGGACGTGCTGTGCGACCTCCAGCTCGCGCTGGGCGAGGCCGCCGCCAACGCCGTGGACCACGCCTACCCCGACGGGCCGGGCGATTTCGACTACGAGCTGGAGCGCACGGCGGACGGCGACGTGCACGTGGTGGTCCGCGACCGGGGCCGCTGGCGACCGGTGCCCGTCGACAAGGGCAACCGGGGCAGGGGCATCGACATCATCCGCGAGCTGGCCGCCGACGCGGTGTTCGACCGCGGCCCGCACGGGACGGTGGTCGACTTCCGCGTGCCGCTCGCCCCGCGCCCCGCCGCGGCCGAGCCGCCCGCCGCGCCCACCGGTGGGGGCGGGGCGCACGTGCTGCGGCTGACCGGCGACCTCGACGGCGCGGGGGCCGACGCGGTCGGGGCCGACCTGCTGGCGGCGGCGCGCACCCGCCGCCTGGAGCTCGACCTGACCGCCGTGGACTACCTCAGCAGTTCCGGCGTGGCGCTGCTGCTCACCGCCGCCCAGACCGCGGGACGGGCCGGCCTGCCGATGACGTGGACGCTGCGCGCCGGGTCCGCGCCCGACCGGATCGTGGCGCTGTCCGGGCTGTCGGGCACGCCCGGCCTCACGATCCGCTCGGCGTGA
- a CDS encoding STAS domain-containing protein yields the protein MSPEAFETTTRRDADGATVVLTARGQLDIATVHLLRDPVTAAVGDGDGTVVVDLSDVDFFASVGIDVLLRAHEATRRGGGTLRVVVPRLIRRTLTSVGLAHVLDLRDTLTEALPTTS from the coding sequence ATGTCTCCCGAAGCATTCGAGACCACGACCCGGCGCGACGCCGACGGAGCCACCGTCGTGCTCACCGCGCGCGGCCAGCTCGACATCGCCACCGTGCACCTCCTGCGCGACCCCGTGACGGCCGCCGTGGGCGACGGCGACGGCACCGTGGTCGTGGACCTGAGCGACGTGGACTTCTTCGCGTCGGTCGGCATCGACGTGCTGCTGCGGGCGCACGAGGCCACCCGCCGGGGCGGGGGCACGCTGCGCGTCGTCGTGCCGCGCCTGATCCGCCGCACCCTGACCTCGGTGGGCCTGGCCCACGTGCTGGACCTCCGCGACACCCTCACCGAAGCCCTGCCCACCACCTCCTGA
- a CDS encoding HAD-IC family P-type ATPase, translating to MAGVGGNGGNGGLTSAEVAERVAAGRVNAVASRTSRSTAQIVRANVVTPFNGLLAALFAAVLTTGRWQNGLFGLVIVVNAGIGVVQEVRAKRTLDRLAVLTAPRARVVRDGAVAEVDVGAVVADDLLELRAGDQVVADGAVVASDGLEVDESLLTGESDPVHKAAGDDVRSGSVVVAGTGRARATGVGDQAYAARLTAEARRFSAVRSELVTGTNRLLRWIALVMVVVGPLLLWSQFRSPDTGSWQEAVTGAVAALVGMVPEGLVLLTSLAFMLAAVSLARAQTLVQELPAVEVLARVDVVCLDKTGTLTHGDIVFDRVVTDSPDEVDEALALCASAPDANATAHALAGSFPGGTWRRTGGVPFSSARKWSSVDTDGHGTWVLGAPEVVFPDGGGPLLDQAADIASGGRRVLVLAHAPSPARDGVLPAGATARALVVLAERVRDDAAGTLRYFAEQGVRLRVISGDAPRTVGAVAVAVGLPGITDPAQAVDARTLPEDPDALADVLEGSVVFGRVTPQQKRAVVAALQRRGHVVAMTGDGVNDAMALKDADIGVAMGNGAAATRAVAQLVLLDSRFAHLPDVVAEGRRVIANIERAAVLFLVKNVYSLVLALVVLATSLAYPLAPIQLTLISAATIGVPGFVLALGPNTRRYVPGFLGRVLRLAVPAGVVVGLGAFAGDLLIRSLDPGGGWVAGQTVATVVVLVASLWVLSVLARPLNGWKLALLGALVGIVAVVLLVPALASGVFLLDVTPQRLLVGVAVGAVAAALVEAVAGRGAR from the coding sequence ATGGCCGGAGTGGGCGGGAACGGCGGGAACGGCGGGCTGACCTCGGCGGAGGTGGCCGAGCGGGTCGCCGCCGGGCGGGTGAACGCGGTCGCGTCGCGGACCAGTCGCAGCACCGCGCAGATCGTGCGCGCGAACGTGGTCACGCCGTTCAACGGCCTGCTCGCCGCGCTGTTCGCGGCCGTGCTGACGACCGGGCGGTGGCAGAACGGGTTGTTCGGGCTGGTCATCGTCGTGAACGCGGGGATCGGCGTGGTGCAGGAGGTGCGGGCCAAGCGGACGCTGGACCGGTTGGCGGTGCTCACCGCGCCGCGCGCCCGGGTGGTCCGCGACGGCGCGGTCGCGGAGGTCGACGTGGGTGCGGTGGTCGCCGACGACCTGCTGGAGCTGCGCGCCGGCGACCAGGTGGTCGCGGACGGCGCGGTGGTCGCCTCGGACGGGTTGGAGGTCGACGAGTCGCTGCTGACCGGCGAGTCCGACCCGGTGCACAAGGCCGCGGGCGACGACGTGCGGTCCGGGTCGGTCGTGGTGGCCGGGACGGGCCGCGCCCGCGCGACCGGCGTGGGTGACCAGGCGTACGCGGCCAGGCTCACCGCCGAGGCCCGCCGGTTCAGCGCGGTCCGGTCCGAACTGGTCACCGGCACCAACCGGTTGCTGCGGTGGATCGCCCTGGTCATGGTCGTGGTGGGACCGCTGCTGCTGTGGAGCCAGTTCCGCAGCCCGGACACCGGTTCGTGGCAGGAGGCCGTGACGGGCGCGGTGGCGGCGCTGGTCGGCATGGTGCCCGAAGGGCTGGTGCTGCTGACCAGCCTCGCGTTCATGCTCGCCGCGGTCTCCCTGGCCCGCGCGCAGACCCTGGTGCAGGAGCTGCCGGCGGTCGAGGTGCTGGCCCGGGTGGACGTGGTGTGCCTGGACAAGACCGGCACGCTCACGCACGGCGACATCGTGTTCGACCGGGTGGTGACCGACTCCCCGGACGAGGTCGACGAGGCGCTGGCGCTGTGCGCGTCGGCCCCGGACGCCAACGCGACCGCCCACGCGCTGGCCGGGTCCTTCCCGGGCGGCACGTGGCGGCGCACGGGCGGGGTGCCGTTCTCCTCGGCCCGCAAGTGGTCCTCGGTGGACACCGACGGCCACGGCACGTGGGTGCTCGGCGCACCCGAGGTCGTGTTCCCGGACGGTGGCGGCCCGCTGCTCGACCAGGCCGCCGACATCGCCTCCGGCGGCAGGCGCGTGCTCGTGCTGGCGCACGCGCCCTCCCCCGCCCGCGACGGCGTCCTCCCGGCCGGTGCGACCGCGCGGGCGCTGGTCGTGCTCGCCGAACGCGTCCGCGACGACGCGGCAGGCACGCTGCGGTACTTCGCCGAGCAGGGCGTGCGGCTGCGCGTGATCTCCGGGGACGCCCCGCGCACGGTCGGCGCGGTCGCGGTGGCCGTCGGGCTGCCCGGCATCACCGACCCCGCCCAGGCGGTGGACGCGCGGACCCTGCCCGAGGACCCGGACGCGCTCGCCGACGTGCTGGAGGGCTCGGTGGTGTTCGGTCGCGTCACGCCGCAGCAGAAGCGGGCCGTGGTCGCCGCGCTCCAACGGCGCGGGCACGTGGTGGCGATGACCGGTGACGGCGTCAACGACGCCATGGCGCTCAAGGACGCCGACATCGGCGTGGCCATGGGCAACGGCGCGGCGGCGACCAGGGCGGTGGCGCAGCTCGTGCTGCTGGACAGCCGGTTCGCGCACCTGCCGGACGTGGTCGCCGAGGGGCGGCGGGTGATCGCGAACATCGAACGCGCCGCCGTCCTGTTCCTGGTCAAGAACGTGTACTCGCTGGTCCTGGCGCTGGTGGTGCTCGCGACATCGCTCGCCTACCCGCTGGCCCCGATCCAGCTGACGCTGATCTCGGCGGCCACGATCGGCGTGCCGGGCTTCGTGCTGGCGCTCGGCCCGAACACCCGCCGGTACGTGCCGGGCTTCCTGGGGCGCGTGCTGCGGCTCGCCGTGCCCGCGGGGGTGGTCGTCGGCCTGGGCGCGTTCGCCGGTGACCTGCTGATCCGGTCGCTGGACCCCGGTGGCGGGTGGGTCGCCGGGCAGACCGTGGCGACGGTGGTGGTGCTGGTCGCGTCGCTGTGGGTGCTGTCGGTGCTCGCCCGCCCGCTGAACGGCTGGAAGCTCGCGCTGCTCGGCGCTCTGGTCGGGATCGTCGCGGTGGTGCTGCTCGTGCCGGCCCTGGCGAGCGGCGTGTTCCTGCTGGACGTCACGCCGCAGCGGCTGCTGGTGGGCGTGGCGGTCGGCGCGGTGGCCGCCGCCCTGGTCGAAGCGGTGGCCGGACGGGGGGCGCGGTGA